gcacacttcctgccaataagagaagatgacaagatggagaagttagcacgactgtatttgaagaaagtcgtctccagacatggaataccaatctctattatctctgatagggatggcagatttatttcaagattctggcagacattacagcaagcattaggaactcgtctagacatgagtactgcctatcatccacaaactgaggggcagagcgaaaggacgatacaaacgcttgaagacatgctacgagcatgtgttaatgatttcggaaacagttgggatcgacatctaccgttagcagaattttcctacaacaacagctaccattcaagcattgagatggcgccgtttgaaggactttatggtagaaagtgcaggtctccgatttgttggagtgaagtgggggatagacaaattacgggtccggagataatacaagaaactaccgagaagatcatccaaattcaacaacggttgaaaaccgcccaaagtcgacaaaagagctacgctgacattaaaagaaaagatatagaatttgaaattggagagatggtcatgcttaaagttgcaccttgaaaaggcgttgttcgatttggtaaacgagggaaattaaatccaaggtatattggactattcaagattattgatcgtgtcggaccagtagcttaccgacttgagttacctcaacaactcgcggctgtacataacacttttcacgtctcgaatttgaagaaatgttttgctaaagaagatctcactattccgttagatgaaatccaaatcaacgaaaaacttcaatttatcgaagaacccatcgaaataatggttcgtgaggttaaaagacttaagcaaaacaagataccaattgtaaaggttcgatggaatgctcgtagaggacccgagttcacctgggaacgagaagatcagatgaagaagaaatacccgcatttatttccagaagatacgtcaacacctccaactgcttaaaatttcgggacgaaatttatttaacgggtaggtactgtagtgacccgaacttttccatgtttatatatatattaaatgaaattgttattttacatgattaagtgtttccaacatgttaagcaatcaaacttgttaagacttgattaattgaaataggtttcatatagacaattgaccacccaagttgaccggtgattcacgaacgttaaaacttataaaaactatatgatgacatatatatggttatatatatagttaacatgatattatgataagtaaacatatcattaagtatattaacaatgaactacatatgtaaaaacaagactactaacttaatgattttgaaacgagacatatatgtaacgattatcgttgtaacgacagttaatgtatatatatcatattaagagatattcgtacatcataatatcatgataatataataatttaaaatctcttttgatattataaacattgggttaacaacatttaacaagatcgttaacctaaaggtttcaaaacaacacttacatgtaacgactaacgatgacttaacgactcagttaaaatgtatatacatgtagtgttttaatatgtattcatacacttttgaaagacttcaagacacttatcaaaatacttctacttaacaaaaatgcttacaattacatcctcgttatgtttcatcaacaattctactagtatgcacccctatttgtactcgtacaatacacagcttttagatgcatgtactattggtatatacaatccaacgatcagctcttagcagcccatgtgtgtaACGACCAGAATTatctgatcgttctatacttatgagattaatatttacataaattaaaccttaccaacatgataagcaatccaaactgttgagacttatatttttgaaaagagttttacacaacgtttgaccgtccaatttgaccgatgatatcacgaactatataacacacgataattatacgattatgtatatgtacatatctatacatatttaacatgatttaaggatggtttaacattttattgcgaactaacaacaatgagttataagtatactttgagaccactaacttaagttttcaaaacgataactatatgtaacgttctttgacatatatacttacaatctataatgtgttgtgatttatgtcaccaatatgatttaagtgtaatgggattaatttgtaaccaaaataatcttgataaatatcgaacaagtttggggaagtgtggagtgcacacttgtttgaacttatcttgattatgacgggggttcgggggcagcgcccccgataagcggggtccaaggggtggcaacccctggcggggtccaaggggcagagggaatcttatttgtaagctagcatacattattggtaagttcttttaccgtatcatacccatcatctatacgtatttactattggtaaatacacatcaaatcaatatccttatcagccttagatctgccctagataagagggaatcttatttgtaagctagcatacattattactcaaaaattcaacacaataatttgtccttgttccctcaacaaccagactgtcctataagtatcaccatcaccttggtttttcatttcattcttacaaccatctttctctaaccaaaaacacactcttaggaactctaagtgttcttcacaatctcagcaaatactcatgaagaactagcttcatgaacaacctataatcattataagaaagtttgatcaagattattttctatcttttccagtagctttgtccaagtaacttgaggtagtaaccttattcataatcttattcgattcatatttatacagctatcttattttgtgttataaaatttttaacaacaagaacatagtttgaatgatttcaaacctgttcgcaaactaaatagatccttctaatttgatttttaaaacacttcaaaacctgtaatatatcatattatgacaaaatcggattaatcatatcttggctaattaacataatatttaatatatatttacttatgatttgattttatatatttcaggaccacccgtaaacaacacgagaagattaatcataagacctaatgattgtacgcaacacgtcatctgacaacacggtactttatgtacgcaacacgtcatttgacaacatggtaccatgggtcgagattaattctgatcaatacgaatacgatggggtctttatttattttattgagcaactaattgtggaccattaacaacagactgctaactacggactaagaaaatattaaaagtattataagtatatatatatgtaacgattacttgaaaagaaaatatgttgatatattatatatatggttaagttcgtgatatctatcggagaccaagtcgagttaaataccttcaaggaaaaggtgagtatatagtcccacttttaaactctaaatatttcgggatgagaatacatgcattttatgatttacgttatggacacaagtgattaaaattatatattctacgttgagttgtaccactggcatatctccctgtaacttggtaactactatttacatgcggtattataaacgcgaatcctattgatagatctatcgggcctgacaaccccaactggactggacgaccagtattcaacggttgcacagtacttcgttttggtgactacacttggtacggtgtagtaagatttcataataaagggaatatgcgacgttgattaaatgttaagtatggttattaagtgctcaacaacttagaatatttttattaaaacgtttatatatgaaatcttgtggtctatatttataacgctgccggcattaaacctatatctcaccaactttatgttgacgttttaagcatgtttattctcaggtgataactaaaatcttccgctgcaacatgttgaatttaagcaagatcttgagtatgcatctttgtgtcaaaaataaaactgcatatcggaggatttgtaatgtaaaatatgttgaaagtcgtattgttattatcacatgtaaagtttgtaagtctaagattatcgctaaacgataatcattattatcttgtttaaaccttgtatttgtaataaaagttatgatttgtattgtaaaaacaaatgcagtttttgaaaaacgtcgcatatagaggtcaatacctcgcgatgaaatcatatgttattgtattcgtccttatggttaaggtcgggttatgacaatgtgagtcacctaatacatgtgggaaccatcatttggcaactagcatgaaatatctcataaaattacaaaaatatgagtaatcattcatgacttatttacatgaaaacaaaattacatatcctttatatctaatccatacaccaacgaccaaaaacacctacaaacactttcattcttcaattttcttcatctaattgatctctctcaagttctatcttcaagttctaagtgttcttcataaattccaaaagttctagtttcataaaatcaagaatacttccaagattgcaagtttacttccaagttttctaaatccattccaagtaatcatccaagatcaagaaacctttgttacttacagtaggttatctttctaatacaaggtaataatcatattcaaactttaattcaatttctataactataacaatcttatttcgagtggaaatcttacttgaaattgttttcgtgtcatgattctgcttcaagaactttcaagccatccaaggatcctttgaagctagatctatttttctcatttccagtaggtttatccaaggaacttgaggtagtaatgatgttcataacatcattcgattcatacatataaagctatcttattcgaaggtttaaacttgtaatcactagaacatagtttagttaattctaaacttgttcgcaaataaaagttaatccttctaacttgacttttaaaatcaactaaacacatgttctatatctatatgatatgctaacttaatgatttaaaacctggaaacacgaaaaacaccgtaaaaccagatttacgccgtcgtagtaacaccgcgggctgttttgggttagttaattaaaaactatgataaactttgatttaaaagttgttattctgggaaaatgatttttattatgaacatgaaactatatccaaaaattatggttaaactcaaagtggaagtatgttttctaaaatggtcatctagacgtcgttctttcgactgaaatgactacctttacaaaaacgacttgtaacttatttttccgactataaacctatacttaatcaacttgtattgtatattatgtaatcttgagataccatagacacgtatacaatgtttcgacctatcatgtcgacacatctatatatatttcggaacaaccatagacactctatatgtgaatgttggagttagctatacagggttgaggttgattccaaaatatatataatttgagttgtgatcaatactgagatacgtatacactgggtcgtggattgattcaagataatatttatcgatttatttctgtacatctaactgttgacaactagttgtaggttactaacgaggacagctgacttaataaacttaaaacatcaaaatatattaaaagtgttgtaaatatattttgaacatactttgatatatatgtatatattgttataggttcgtgaatcaaccagtggccaagtcttacttcccgacgaagtaaaaatctgtgaaagtgagttatagtcccacttttaaaatctaatatttttgggatgagaatacatgcaggttttataaatgatttacaaaatagacacaagtacgtgaaactacattctatggttgaattatcgaaatcgaatatgcccctttttattaagtctggtaatctaagaattagggaacagacaccctaattgacgtgaatcctaaagatagatctattgggcccaacaagccccatccaaagtaccggatgctttagtacttcgaaatttatatcatatccgaagggtgtcccggaatgatggggatattcttatatatgcatcttgttaatgtcggttactaggtgttcaccatatgaatgaattttatctctatgtatgagatgtatattgaaatatgaaatcttgtggtctattgttacgatttgatatatataggttaaacctataactcaccaacatttttgttgacgtttaaagcatgtttattctcaggtgaatattaaaagcttccgctgttgcatactaaaataaggacaagatttggagtccatgtttgtatgatattgtgtaaaaactgcatttaagaaacatatgtcgatgtaatatatttctattgtaaaccattatgtaatggtcgtgtgtaaacagtatattttagattatcattatttgataatctacataatgcttttgaaacctttattgataaaataaaggttatggtttttttaaaaatgaatgcagtctttgaaaaacgtctcatatagaggtcaaaacctcgcaacgaaatcaattaatatggaacgtttataatcaatatgaacgggacatttcagcattgaTGAAGGTGCGCTTGACGATTCGTCGACTCAGGTTCATGAGGATCAAGTCCTAGAAGATAACTTCATCGAGGTTCCTGTGTTAGATGTGGAGGAATCGGCTAAACAACATTCTGAGATTGTGCAGCCTGTTGGTATTTCCTCTTGCTTCTCATGACGAGCAAAGTGCTAAAGTTCGTCCATTGGAACCCCGTTCAAAGTATGGTAACTGGAAGGCAAAGAAGGATAAGGGCTCGTTTGTTCTTCGAGATGAAGACGAAGAGGACCAATCGGGTGACAACAAGAAGAGTTTCTTTCAAGGATTGGCGGATCGCGGCTTGATCCCTCCTTGTGCTTCGGGTTCGATTATCAATGGCAGCTCGACCAAGGTTAGCTCGTTcaattttaaatctagaaaaaggCAAAGGATTGCACATTGACAAGGTTGATGGTGTGACCTCTCGTCCAGATGAAAGAAACAAAAATCGCTCTTCTCAAGCCGGTTAGCGGCTCCTTTTGTAGTATTTGTATGTTGTTAGATCATGTGGTGTAGCTTGTTGCTTTGCTATTATGGTAGTAGGTTTCGTTGGGCCCGGTTCAAGTTAGCGTTTTCTTAGGCCGGTCTAGTTTGGTTTTCTTTTCTCGAGTCCCACCCTTGTTCGATGTTGGTGTTTTGCTTGTATCGATTTGGGGTTCTTTCATCTTTCAATGAAGATCCTTTTATTTTAACAGTAATCGttattttgcaaaaaaaaaaaaaaaaaaaaaaaaaaaatcaaaaaatcatGGTCGATAGAAAAAGGGGCCGGGCGATATTTTGGAAGCAATCACAAAATATCTGGTACACAGAAATAAAAATCAACGGCAGGAAAAATATCTGAACGCCGACGTGGACAAAATATGACGTGGATTCATGCTCATACCATAACACGTGTAAAAGTATATGACAGCTGGTAATTTATATTCATTCCCCCTCGCATCTCCTCTTGAACACACTTTATTTCGTTTCACTTTCTCACCCAAAAAATATCCAATCCAAATCTACAGTGATTTTTCTCTCTCAATTTTATTCAATTCTATacatctttatttatttatatttaaattatatttgtaATATATGAAAGATATAGTCTATCCTCCGGTGGCCGTAACGGTGAAGGAAACGTGTTCCGTGACGTCACAGATGACCGACGAGGATTTTGTGGAGCAGGAAGAGAGTTCAATTATGGTATTAATTAAATTTATTCtgtaattgattatatatatacacatgttatATGATGTTTGATTTGTGGTTTATAATTTCTACGATCTGTTAGGTTTAAAATATTAGGTTTGCATTAGTTTTATTTGATTTTGTTTGCTTtgataattattattgttgttgtgttAATATTTTGTGTAGGAATGATATTTATTCCAATTCAAGATCTCTTGTAGTATGTCTGTATTAGAATTGGAGTATAATCACTTGCTAAACAAACTAATTGCGCTTTATATTTGCTTTAGTGTGTGAATGTGCTTTTACTTTTTAGGGTATGTGTTTGTTTTTGCctttttttaaaagcaaagattagaTATCAGTTATTATAcatatagtaaaaaaaaaaaaagtgtttgcGATTGAATTTGTGTAGATCATAATGGTAGCACAAATTAAAGTCTTATTATGTACATATAATTTCGTATGGTATCCTAAATCTATAAAAGAATCATTGACTCTTAATTCAGCTGTAGTGTATCGATGTAAATGAACGAAAGAGTTTTTAGTTATGTCTATAGTTATATATGGATGGATAGCAGTTATTTAGTTAATGTTAGGGCTGCATTTCTATTTACATCTAGTTCTGTAAACTTTGTAAACTTTGATCTGGTGTGTGGCACGTTTGTTTCTGGTGTGCTCTTCAGCACTTTCACATGTGCTTTTAATCTCAATATTCTAAATTAATGAGCGTTTGTACTGATATGTTTTGATTTTGTTGCACAAATTTTTGTTCTCTTATTTTTCATTCTGTATGTGTATTCAGTGTTTTCTCATATGCTATGCTTGCTAAAACTTGTATCAGGTATCCCAGAAAAAAGACTCATCAGAATGGACTAATGAAAAACATAGTTTATATCTAAAATCGATCGAAGCATCATTTGTTGAACAGTTATATAACTCTTTTGATGTGCAAAGTTGTCAAACACAAAAAACGTCTTCCTCGGATGCAATTTCATCTTGGAGAAACCATCCCAAATCTTGTATCCCTTCTGGCCAGGTTTAAAACCCAAATCACTTGGCAATATTTACCAGTCTATCTATTTGTACGTCTCATCGAACGCTCTTATACTTAATTATACCCTTCTGATGCATTTTATTTGTCAGTTTAAGGTTCTTCAAGGTGGCTGTTGGTCAAAGAAAAGCTTCAAAAGAGAGAATTCACATATGAAAGATACAGACAGACCACATGTTTCTCCTGGCAATACATGGATCCAGCATTTCACAAATGGAAATAGGCATGTAACTATACCTTTATCGTCAGTCCATGAAAGGCTACCATCAACTGCCACGTCAGCGTATCCTGTATCTGACTCACAGTTGCGTGAAGAGCCTGGTTGTGCTAACACAGGTACGTCTAAAGTACTGTCTTCAGTATGCATCCTTTTTAAAttagggttaaggctactcaagggcGATATACTTTTCATTTTGTTCCGATGTAGTCCATATATCcaaaaaaaaatactattatagtccataaacttttaaaaagtgtatcgatgtagtccATAAGGTAACCTGTTACCGGTTAAACAggtcaccttttgtttacatcgatacacttttgaaagtttatggcctacatcgatacactttttgaaagtatgtgaactACATTAGTACTTTTTTTTGGGTATATGTactacatcgggacaaaaaaaaaattacttttttgAAGATCAACGGTTTAAAATCGATCAACCTTATTTATCAGGTCAATGGACTATATCGATACATTCTTTTAAAGTTTATggactataatagtatttttttgggtatatggactatatcgggacaaaatgaaaagtatatggcccttgagtagccttaaccctttAAATTATATTGCCATCGCATGCTGTATTTTGTGCACATTATTATGTAAATATGTGTTGATAGATTGTTAGTAGCATTATCTGATTCATACTTGTCACTTAATTTGTTTACTGCAGAGGTAACAGATCAAAATTTTGTTGAAGACACGGCGGATAAGGGAAAGAGACAGTCAAGCCGAAAAAGGTTGCGAACTTCTGTAATTGCTCACTCGGACAACGATCAGGTAACTTGAAAATCCGATGTGCTGTTTTTAAACTCATATCTAGAGGTGGAAAGTGTTTATTTTGACCAATTTACTTGGAATAAGTTGATTTGGGTAAATTGTAAAGAATTAGCTGAAATGAAAATCGGTGATATTGGTCCAACCGGGTTGATCGTTTGCCCAAAGCATATTTTTTACCGCAGGATATCTTTTaaataaatctataaaagattggAATATCATTGCATGAATGTCAATTTTGACATGCTAGGTTTTTGTAAGAAATGTAAGAGTTTATGGGCAAAAAGCTTTTCAGGGTGAACCCAGCCTGACCTGTACAAATATTAGGTGATCTGACCCTGTACCTAGCCTGCCCATTTTACCACCTTTATCATATCATTTTCAAGTCGCtcattttgttatttttatttttttgacagGTGGTTCCTTTTTCCACTTCTGATGCAACTGAAATTGGCAATAGTTATGTTTCTTCAAAGAAGTAAGGTCGTGTTGGTATTTGTAATAAAATAGCACCAAGTGAGTTGCTCTATAAGACGATTTATGACCCATGCAAGTCTTGAAGACTTGGTAGTGCGGAAATGTGTTTGCGACTCCAAGTGTATTAATGTTGCTGAAAACATACAGTGAAGTTGTACATGACATAATGATGAGAAAGATAAGGGATATTTCAACAGAAGGATGTTCTACTTGTTCTTTGAAAATTAGGATAGTTTGGTTGATCAACGATCATTATATTGCTAGAATCATATAGTTAATTGGTAGGACGAGTATTCGTTCTTGTTTTTTTGTTCATTCATTATTAGTAGCTGCTTAAACTAATATTTAATGATATTGGTTGTAATCTAAAAGAATTTTAAAAATAATCTTACTCTACGCCGTGTTTACACTTTAACATTATAGATTGTATTATGTCACAATATATACTCAACATCATCAGTGAAGAATACAAAAAGTTTACAAATTTGTTAGAATTGCCTTACAAATGGTTTAAGTGGTTTTTTCAAATAACAAATCAAAAGTTATTTCTTAATTCGAAGACCTGCTATATGTAGGCATGGCAAAAAATACGTACCCGCCTGAAACCCTGAAACTCTTAACATTTTTGGGTTGGGTAAATGGTTCTAGGGTTGGGGTTGGGTATGTGGatgttttttttaacttttttgtgGGTCCGGGTCAGGGATGTTTTAGACACAAACCTGATTATCCAGCTCGTATACCCGAAAAACGACCCGATTTCATATACCTGGTCCGTAAACCCGATAAACCGGACCGTAAACCCGATTACTCAACTCATATAGCCGATTACCCGACCCGTGTATCTGAAAGAGACTCGAATACGCATTTACTCGATAGTTCATAAGTAAATGAGAACTCCGGTACCCGTGAGGAAACTCGGTTACCCGCTAGTTAATGACTAAATGGGGACTTGGCGGGTCCGGTCCGGGTTTGATACGAGTTTGTTTAATCGGATTCAGGTCTGGGATTACCTAAACTCGGCCCAAACTCAGCGTGACGCCATTCCTGGCTATATCCGATTAAATCAGTATAAAatatgcacacacacacacacacacacacacacacatatatatatatatatatatatatatatatatatatatatatatatatatatatatatatatatatattgtaattgttataatcaatgtcgaaaaataataataatataataattattatttaaaaagtatatatataaataaagtatatagaatatacattctgtgatttcgaagttatttaataaacgacgttaacgctcaattgtcatgcgATAGATAGTAAAAGAGTTAAAAAAaaacttatttgattttaaaataaacggtgatccgaaaatgagttttataaattataggcttagtaaaaatgtatttaggagctatttattaaattttaaaactttttatattttacttggggttgagagtgaataattaatgtaatttttatttaatagttaatgctcgatttttataccataatgaccaaaataaataaatataattaatttaaaaatatggaatttttctgaacacttttatccgccattaatttcgcacgatacacagtccgtgaaaactgtcggtaattaaAAACCAAAAATAGGGACGGCTACTGTACTAGTACacgtttttatattaattattattattatatttatttactttatatgattgtcatatatgtatacatataatcctgGATATATGAGCTAACATAGAAACCATTCATCACTACCTTCTATCTCCTTCAACCGATCATCATCACCTCCGACTTCCTCCATTCGCCACCACCACCGTACCACTGTCCTCTTCACCGTGAACTTGCCATCTCTTGTTTCATGATCAACACAAACACCATATTCTACCAAAACCAGAACCATCGAAACTTAATTGTGTTTGCTACTGTTATTCGCTTGTGTTCCTGGATTCAACTATCACCATGTTGATCACCAACCATCCGCCATTTGAAACCAACCTTCGATCACTACAGTTATTACTGCTGTGTTTGTTTACTTTTTCTGTTTCACCTACAAAACCACCACCATAACCCTATTCAATCACCTTCTAACATCCATTAAATGGATAATAATTTCTGTGTTACGAATGAAGAAGACAAAGCCTGTTTTACTGTTCCGTTTGCTTTCTATTTCGATCAGACCCACAAAACTTCTTGTATTGTGTCCCTTCTGTTTATATCGCCACTGCTACAGTACGTTCTTCTGTTTCTTCTTCATTCGACTACTGTTGCAGTTTGTAACCACCAACATCTTTGCCTGATTTACATCAGGCTTGCTGTTGCATACTACCACGTGTCTGTTTTAAGTTTTTGCTGTTTAAGAACCATTTATCATACATGCAACATTCATAATTGCTACTGCTACAGTAGCAGTGTTACTGCTACGAATATTGTTTCTGTTTCATGCTTGTAACGACAAAGAAGATGATCACAGTAATAATGATGATGTACGATGTATAGATGACGATGATGATAGAAAATAATAGTGACGATGAAGATGAAGATCcggagaagatgatgaatagtgattCGAAAGGGTGATGATTTCGTGAAtagttgatgataaaaaaaaaagaaaacgatGATGAAGAGTGATTCAGATTATGTTTTCTACCTTGGTCGAAACCCTAAAGCCCCACTTCCAGTTCTTATTCgttcctgatttttttttttttttgaaccgaaaccttttatatttaaaTTTTGCAACTTGGATCGGTTAATCTGTTTTTGGATTGGGCTTTAGGAATCCATTTGATGAATATAAACGGGTTAGCAAAGTTTGGGTT
This genomic window from Rutidosis leptorrhynchoides isolate AG116_Rl617_1_P2 chromosome 2, CSIRO_AGI_Rlap_v1, whole genome shotgun sequence contains:
- the LOC139892284 gene encoding cold-regulated protein 27-like, producing MKDIVYPPVAVTVKETCSVTSQMTDEDFVEQEESSIMVSQKKDSSEWTNEKHSLYLKSIEASFVEQLYNSFDVQSCQTQKTSSSDAISSWRNHPKSCIPSGQFKVLQGGCWSKKSFKRENSHMKDTDRPHVSPGNTWIQHFTNGNRHVTIPLSSVHERLPSTATSAYPVSDSQLREEPGCANTEVTDQNFVEDTADKGKRQSSRKRLRTSVIAHSDNDQVVPFSTSDATEIGNSYVSSKK